From the Theobroma cacao cultivar B97-61/B2 chromosome 2, Criollo_cocoa_genome_V2, whole genome shotgun sequence genome, one window contains:
- the LOC18607480 gene encoding mechanosensitive ion channel protein 8, which yields MSTWRFKSFKSTGSFKNLKLSGTGSNDPGHEELPILFDHDQEPRIMGGDPTDPRIFPLMVEAAESGTGKDSDPDNKNKTFRQSSYEFWNDNKEGNDGNDSFGYKQRWQAAEESPSKTSGQLLNKRNNSNEIALDMDLDMDGLKQDQSVTSRDSRRVSFETGVSGFPVNGNDPMRYQTQQQEGRNERSDDDFNESTGISLQRRSGLLSRLRSTKSRLIDRPQEEVQMMSDLLGKSGPIRSGLLGKSLDIDEEEDPFADEDVPEEFRRANLNALTLLQWLSLILIVAAFLCSLLIPSLKRLYVWELKLWKWLVLVLVLICGRLVSGWGIRLIVFFIEMNFLLRKRLLYFVYGVRKPVQNCLWLGLVLVAWHFLFDKKVGRASKSKLLKYVNKILVCFLISTLLWLIKTLIVKVMASSFHVSTYFDRIQDTLFNQYVIETLSGPPLNKIHTVEEEDERTVAEIRRLQNAGATVPPDLQADAFPPPRSGKLQKTITRLKTRKLSLTASKKGDNGIGIEHLHRLNHKNISAWNMKRLMMMVRHGTLSTLDEQILDQPNESDPVKQIKSEYEATAAARKIFQNVARRGSKYIYLEDLMRFMREDEALRTMNIFEGAYEKRRISKSSLKNWVVNVYRERRALALTLNDTKTAVNNLHHMVNVIAFIIIAVIWLVLLEIASSRIILLFSSQLVVAAFIFGNTCKTIFESIIFLFIIHPFDVGDRCEIDGAQFVVEEMNILTTVFLRFDNLKITFPNSVLSTKPIGNFYRSPDMGDSIDFCIHIATPIEKVAVMKQRILSYIESRKEHWCCAPTVILKEIEGLNSLKMAVWVTHKMNYQDIGERWERRARLAEEMVNIFKELDMPFRLLPIDINVCSLPPVNSSRIPSAWTAAESSAD from the exons ATGTCGACATGGAGATTCAAATCCTTCAAATCCACAGGCTCCTTCAAGAACTTAAAATTAAGCGGTACAGGCAGCAACGATCCTGGCCACGAAGAGCTTCCTATTCTCTTCGATCACGATCAAGAGCCACGCATCATGGGTGGTGATCCTACTGATCCCAGAATATTCCCTCTCATGGTGGAAGCTGCAGAATCCGGAACAGGGAAAGATTCGGACCCCGACAACAAGAACAAAACTTTTAGGCAATCTAGCTATGAGTTTTGGAATGATAACAAAGAGGGAAACGATGGTAATGACAGCTTTGGTTACAAGCAACGATGGCAAGCGGCTGAGGAATCACCTTCTAAGACGAGTGGTCAGCTTTTGAACAAACGAAACAACAGCAACGAGATTGCATTGGACATGGACTTAGATATGGATGGCCTTAAACAGGACCAGTCGGTTACGTCTAGAGACTCGAGACGGGTTTCTTTCGAAACAGGAGTTTCAGGTTTTCCAGTTAACGGGAATGACCCCATGAGGTATCAAACACAACAACAAGAAGGAAGAAATGAACGCAGCGATGATGATTTCAACGAAAGTACTGGTATATCCCTTCAAAGAAGGTCAGGTTTGCTATCAAGATTGAGGAGTACTAAGTCAAGGCTTATAGACAGGCCACAAGAGGAGGTGCAGATGATGTCTGACCTGTTAGGAAAATCGGGTCCGATTAGGTCTGGATTGTTGGGGAAGAGTTTGGATATTGACGAGGAAGAGGACCCGTTTGCAGATGAAGATGTGCCTGAGGAGTTTAGAAGAGCTAATCTGAATGCATTGACTTTGCTTCAATGGCTGAGTCTGATTTTAATTGTTGCTGCGTTTCTTTGTAGTTTATTGATTCCTTCTCTGAAGAGACTGTATGTGTGGGAGCTTAAGTTGTGGAAATGGTTAGTATTGGTGTTGGTTTTGATATGTGGTCGGTTGGTGTCTGGATGGGGGATTAGGCTGATTGTGTTTTTTATTGAgatgaattttcttttgagGAAAAGGCTTTTGTATTTTGTTTACGGGGTAAGAAAACCAGTGCAAAATTGCTTGTGGTTAGGGCTAGTGCTTGTGGCTTGGCATTTCTTGTTTGACAAGAAAGTTGGCAGGGCAAGTAAAAGTAAACTGCTCAAATATGTTAACAAAATTTTAGTATGTTTTTTGATTAGTACATTATTGTGGTTGATTAAGACATTAATAGTGAAAGTGATGGCTTCATCTTTCCATGTTAGTACTTATTTTGATAGGATTCAAGATACCTTATTCAAtcaatatgtgattgaaacaCTCTCTGGTCCTCcattaaataaaatccacacggttgaagaagaagatgaaaggACTGTAGCTGAGATCCGTAGATTGCAGAATGCTGGGGCTACCGTGCCTCCAGACCTTCAGGCAGATGCCTTTCCACCACCAAGGAGTGGAAAGCTACAAAAAACAATTACCAGATTGAAAACCCGAAAACTTTCTCTGACAGCTTCGAAGAAGGGGGATAATGGGATTGGAATAGAACACTTGCACAGGCTCAACCACAAGAATATTTCGGCTTGGAATATGAAGAGGTTGATGATGATGGTCCGGCATGGGACATTGTCCACATTGGATGAGCAGATATTGGATCAGCCTAATGAGAGTGATCCGGTGAAACAGATCAAAAGTGAATATGAAGCAACAGCTGCTGCAAGGAAAATTTTCCAGAATGTGGCCCGGCGTGGTTCAAA GTATATCTACTTGGAGGATTTGATGCGATTTATGCGAGAAGATGAGGCTTTGAGGACAATGAATATCTTTGAAGGTGCTTATGAGAAGAGGAGAATCAGCAAATCATCCTTGAAGAATTGGGTG GTGAATGTCTACAGAGAGCGAAGAGCTCTTGCCTTGACGCTGAATGATACAAAGACGGCTGTGAACAATCTTCATCATATGGTAAACGTCATAGCGTTCATCATCATAGCGGTCATCTGGCTTGTCCTTCTGGAAATCGCCTCCTCCAGGATTATCCTACTCTTTAGCTCGCAGCTCGTCGTTGCGGCCTTCATCTTTGGGAATACTTGCAagacaatatttgaatctATCATCTTCTTGTTCATCATCCACCCTTTTGATGTTGGGGACAGGTGTGAGATTGATGGTGCGCAG TTCGTGGTGGAGGAGATGAACATTCTTACTACAGTTTTCTTGAGATTCGACAACTTGAAGATCACATTCCCCAACAGTGTTCTTTCAACAAAGCCCATCGGCAACTTTTATCGTAGTCCAGATATGGGAGATTCAATTGACTTCTGCATCCACATAGCCACTCCAATAGAGAAGGTTGCTGTCATGAAACAGAGAATACTGAG TTATATCGAGAGCCGAAAGGAGCATTGGTGTTGTGCTCCCACGGTTATACTAAAGGAAATCGAGGGATTGAACAGTCTGAAAATGGCGGTCTGGGTGACTCATAAGATGAACTACCAGGACATTGGAGAGAGGTGGGAAAGGAGAGCTCGATTGGCGGAAGAAATGGTGAACATATTCAAAGAACTTGACATGCCATTCCGCTTGCTGCCGATTGACATCAATGTCTGCTCCTTGCCTCCAGTTAACTCTAGTCGCATTCCTTCTGCTTGGACTGCTGCAGAAAGTTCAGCTGACTGA